The nucleotide sequence AATGGAAATCATTGTCTCATTCCTGATCTTAGAATAAAAGATTTCACCTCTTTATTGTTGAATACAGGGCTTGCTGTTGGTTTGCTTCATTGTGTTAGGTATGTTTCTTTCATACATATTTTATTGAGGGGTTTCATCACGAATGGGGCATTAAATTttacaaatgtttttctgcatctattgaaatGATCACATGCATTTGGTCCTTTGTTCTTTTAATCTGATGTGTGCTGTTTCTTAACTTGCTCATGTTGCATTATTCATTCAGTCCAAGGATGAATCCCATTGAACATGGTATTGAATTGATAATAGCTAGTTAAGGATGTCTGCATCTACATTTGTCAAAGATAATGgtctgtggttttatttttcactatGTTCTTGTCTGATATCCTTGCTGGCTtcacagaaaaactaaaaaaaatgagtTGAGAAAATTTCTCTCCCTTCAAACTTTTggaaaaatttgaaaagaaaagctATTAGTTTCTAAAATGTTTGATATGATCCGGCACAAAACTAATCTGGTCGTTTTCTTTGGTGGGAGACATTAATGGCTAGCTCagtattacttttgttttctttgtgattcATCTTGGTAAACTGTATGTGTCCAGGATATAAGTTTCCAGGTTGTTGGTATGAAATTCTTTCAAATATTCTCTTCTGATTCTTCACACTTCTGCTGCAATGTCTTTTTAAATCTCTgattttgactcttttttttctcactaAAGGGTcatcaatttctctttttaaaaaaacaattcttTACTCTAGGGATCGtttacatttttaagatttaattaaaatataattacatcatttacacCCCCCAACTTGCAGTAGCCCTCTTATTTCCTCTGCACTAACACATCTCTgcccctttcaaattcatgacctcttattctttaattactattgttACATAAATGTGAATAGACACATAGCTTGCTGAGACTGTTTAGTGTTGCTAGTATGTATATTTTTTAGAACTGAATGTTTGAGATCAGTCTAGGTCTATTTATTTCTACTCTGGTATTACTTATTCCTGCCTACTAATTTTGGATTTGGttcattaatatttttactttagttttgtttgttcctAAAGTTATTTGaaatctttcttattttttaaagtgggcATTTATTGTTACAAATTTTCCCTTTaggtattatttttgtttctttgcttgtttctCTGATTCCATGCTTTAGTAAATTGTGTTTCCATAGTAACTTGTAAtccccttttattttcttcattgattatGCAGAAGCAGGACATTCTGTTTCCATTCGTATTTGAAATTTCATAGTTCCTCCTTTTGCCACTTTTTATCTTATTCCATTTGGtcaaaaatatactttttttgttAAGACTTGTTTTGTACCCCAGCACATGGCATGTCCTGGAGAATGTGTACATGCTGTTGAGCATGTGTGCTCTGGGGTTACTGGACAGTATTTTCTGTAATTGGGGCCATCTGATCTAGTGCTCAGGTTAACTCTGATGTTTGTTGTGTTTCTGTCTAGATAGGTTATGACTGAAAGAAGGCTGTTGATGCTCTCTACTGTTACTGTTACCAGTTGTTCTAGTCAGgcatctgttgctgtgataaaccaacTAAGGAGGAAACAGTTTATCTGATGTACAGGTCACACTCCAttgttgagggaagtcagggcaggaactcaaggcaggaacctggaggcaggaacggaagcagagaCTGGGGAGGAGTGCTGTTCACTGGCTTCCTCTCTGGGTTCATGTTCAGCTACTTTCTTAcacctcccaggaccacctgccaaagGGTTGCACTGCTCAttgtgggctgggctctcccacagcAATAATTAAGAACATGCCCCCACAGACCAATtgaatggaggcattttctcaattaagttaACTCTTCCTAGAAGCCCCCAGTTTGTGTCGAGATGACAAAAAGCCAACCAACACATGATTACCATTCTCTCAAGGTCCCTTTGCTTTATAGATTTAAGTACTCCAATGTtgagtgcatgtgtacatatgtatatacacaaattGTTACATGTTCTTGTTATATTAACTTTTTAATCATTATACAGTTGGCttctttgttactttttaaagttcttGACTTAAGTCTTGTTACAGTTTGAATATAAAATGCCCCAAATGCTCTTGTGTTAAAATCTTGGTGCACAGTTGGCTGGATTAGTCCATTAATGAGTTCACAGTTGAAAACACAATTCAGAGGTGGGGTCTAACTGGAAAATACATCACTGGAACATGCTTTAAAGGGTATATACTGTTCCttgactctgtctgtctgtcgagcCCCCTTGCCCCCCCCACTGCTGCCTCATAGACCCCAGGGggggagtgtggtgatattgtgctccccaaaatattgtgcaccctaataaacttatctggggtcagagaacagaatagccactagatacagaggctagaaaatggtggcacacacacctttaatcctagcattccaaaggcagagattcatcggatctctgtgaattcaaagccacgctggaaagaaccaggcatggtgacacacgcctttaatcccaggaagtgatggcagaaagcagaaaagtatataaggcatgaaaaccaggaactagagctggttaagcttttaggcttttgagcagcagttcagctgagatccatttggatgaggactcagaggcttccagtctgaggaaacaggatcagctaaggaattggtgaggtgaggaagctgtggcttcttctgcttctctgatcttccagttttaacccaatatctggctccgggtttgattttattaataagaccttttaagatttgtgctacaggggAGCAATTTTCCCCTGCCACACCCCCTCTCAAGATGTTTCTGCTTCCTACAGTCCtgataaaaatagagaaatcagAGGTTAAATTTTGgaaactaggggctggagagatggctcagaggttaagagcactggctgttcttccagaggtcctgagttcagttcccagcaaccacatggtggttcacaaccacccataatgagatctggtgccctcttctggcctgcagggacacatgcgggcagaatactgtacacataataataaaaataaataaatatatctttaaaaaaaaaagaaaagaaaattttggaaactaggaaccaaaataaatattttcttcgtTAAGTTGGTTTTCTCAGGTACTTTGTCACACAACTGAAACATTAACACGCACATAAAACTGACACCGAGAAGTGAGTGGATGCTGCAGGCTGACTGTGTACTTCAGAAGACTCTGAACTTGTCAGGAGCTGTAGGTAGGGGAAAGCATAGAATGCTATGAATGGAACATGATGGAATTCTTTCCtgggttttgtcttttttatcaATTAAATTTGTTGCTTGgtatttcacacatgtatgtatcgCGTTCTGATTACTTCCtagtctctcttctctcccacttGCTCCAACCAAACTGTTCTAGTTGCGTAACTTTATTCCTGAGGCTTGGacgattgattgataaataaaacactgactggccagtagccaggcaggaagtgtaggcgggacaagcagagaggagaattgagagaacaggaaggcggagaggaggagacccagcctgccatccagggagcatcatgtagaagcagcaggtaaagccacagaacacgtggtaacctatagattaacagaaatgggctaagtgtaagagtaagagctagacaatggtaggcctgagctaatggctgaacagtttataagtaatagaaatctctttgtgcttgcttggttgggtctgagcggctatgggattggcttgtgagagagatttgtcctgaccgtaggcagggcaggaaaactctagctacactgaggAGACGTGAAGAAACATCAACTCATGCCAGAGAAGGATGACAGATCAAAGCAGGGATGCCACCAACGTCCAAGTTGGTGAGCCCGTGAGTTTTATTGAGGTCTCTCATGGGAGTGTAGGTGAGAGGTcgcttacaggagcagaaatgactcacagaccgCTTTATCATCAAAAACATCCACTCACACCAGATAAGGAACACGTGACAGGCCAAAGCAGGGATACCACCAAACTCCAACTTGTAGGCAGTTCAAGCATGTGtgaaaatgtctctctgtaggCCTTACTGATCATAAATGCTTGGGGATGGAGGAGCCTAGTGAAACCagtcagttttagggacttcctgaggcTTGTTGTATTGTTTATTTCCCAACTTAATAAATGAGCATCTCCATAGGATGAAATGTTTTACCTCTGTTTAGAACTTCCTTTGGTAGAAGGTTTTTAAACTCAGGGGAAACCACTCTACAATAGTATCCCTGGATACTGGAGTTTCCTGGACAATTtacaggactctctctctctctcaagcaatTATTACTGCTTATATAACCTTCTGAGGGCCCTTGTGAATCCTGCAACATTCTGAGCCTTATAAGTTTCATTAGCTTCATAAGACTTATGAACCTCACTCTTCCTTTAAAGAGAGAATGTTTCAACTTTGGGGAAATATTAACAGCATTTATTACAAAAGGAAGTGACAGAGGAGGCAGCTCTGGGGCCAGGCAGGTTTATTTCTCAATGAACCTCTTTTGTGCTCACCCTCCCCGGTGAGAGCAAGAAAACAAGCTGCTCTTACATACAGTTTTTATTGGGCTTGGGAGGGAGTTACTTGGGGGAGGCAGGAATGCCACTTGTGGTTTTGACATCAGGAATTATGGAAATTGAAAGTGTTGGTCACAGGAAAGAGGGCTATTCAGGACAAAATGTGGGGAGCTACTTTCTAGATGAGGGCACTCTTGCTTGTTCAGTTGCACCAAGCACAAAGAGGAAGTTATACAAAAAAGTTCAGCGATCAACTGTTTGATACTGTGAATATGACATTACTGTATTATACACCAGAAATTTGCTGAAAGGGTCAGTCTTAAGCATTATTAATACACAGTAAATATGTGAGTTAATGTTTATGTTAATTAGCTTGAAGCCTATACAATTTTTAATCATCATCTATGCCTAAATAAAGCTGGAATAAGATACATTTGATAAGAACAGTATAGCACCTATGCAAGATACCCTGTGAAATTTTATTTAGGACTATAAATGATATTGGAATAAATTGAAAGACAGAAATTGTGACAATATTGAGAAGATTTATTATCACCACTAATTCAAACTAGATTTTAAACCTGATGCTATATCAACAATAATCATAAGATCACCTTTCTATGTGTTAGCACAGAGATGCTGACACTcacatggagaagaggaaggaataatggtgtgtgtggcgggggggaaTAGCATGGGAGCAAACACATCTTACCGAATGTGAAAGTTATCAATATGATGTGTGAGCAGAAATAGTGTGTTGACAAAATTTAAAGTGTCATAAGTTTATCTCAGATATTATAGTGCAGCCTGCATGCTATTTTCATCCAGTTATAAAATAATGACTTCTTAAAGGTTTCTGTCAAAAATTTCCACCCATTAAGCCCAGCACAGTTAACCACTGTTTTAGAGCAAGTACAGACATCAACTCCAATTGActatggaaagaaatgaaaattaaagtccGAGAATGATATTAGAAAACCACTTAATATAGGAGGTAAAGAAAATCTTTACCAAGATAGAGATTTAAtgtggaagaaaataaattatacgGCTATATAAAACCTGAATCTTTGACATGGTCAAAGATCCTATAAATAAAGATGaacaaataacagaaatgaaggaaaatcTCCTGCTTAAAAATGTAGGCAACAGTTCATGTACTTGAAAAGGAAAGTACTGtaatactgatttaaaaaaaacagcaaattaaatttaaaaatggccCATGGATATGATTTGCTAATGTAACAAATGCAAATGTTTGACTAATATGCATACAGATATTACCTTTTTTTCATGGCTGGAGAAATGCAAAttggtaatttaaaaatgaagcttCACTGTGCAAGAATTCCATTACACTAGAGGCTCATTGTAAATTAAAGGAGCTCTTGCTTTGTTGATGAGAAATGAGGTGTTATTGCATACCTTGAAAAgactaattaaaatttaaaacaaatatacagTTCATAATCTTATTTCTGGGAGTCAATCCAACAGAAATAAAGACATTCAGATTTCATGTTCTATGCTAAGAATGTTCATTGCAACATTGTTGgttgtcttttaaaatgtgggCTGAAGAGCCCAAATGGAGGAATGGTTTGAGAAGTTATGGCACACTCACAAGATGGAGCTttagatttacaaaaaaaaaaaaaaaaaaaaaccttcagctaGTTAGAGCTAAGTCATTGGTCAATGTATGTGACTATATTTTCTAAATAGAGATGGATAGTctcctatatttatatatatttacatacacatatgtgtacagatGTTTGACTATAAACTAAGAAAGATACCTACTCTGTGGTTAACACAGGTGTACTGTGTGGAAGATAAGTAGGTAAAGATATGATAAGGGTGgcaagccaagaaaaaaaatcatcaagaaaatatatcacgtggtgtagtgggtagccgttccagctttgacctggaagtgccaCCCTCTTTGAGGCTTccgtaactgtcacacctacaaggcgggacCAAGAGAcgacccctgaagacccgagatctggacaggccggctctcttggttcctggaccctggacagtggaggtaGACTGagtagagttctctagagaacactgctggactgtgctacacctttcccagatcctgttacctatcccttcatttgtgagttaccccacaaaataaacctcccttttaactatgtggagttgccctaatatttaaaccaataactTGGTAAGAATTCACTCAAACACAGGTAAAATTATGTCTCTATAAATGACTATAGATttgtttaagttattttttaaagaccacTGCACACAAACTAAATTTACTCTTCTagttgagaaaaaataaaatacattctcAGAAATAATTTTTAGATGATTGGATATGAAAATTAGTGAAGGTCTCTTGCTATACAGGTGTGAAGACCTGTGTTCCATCTCCATCACTCACATAAAATAAGCTGGGCATAGTTGTGTGTGCCAAAACaccagccctggggagggaggagaaaaaggtGGATTCTTGACACTTGCCAGCCAGTTTAACCAAAACTGTGAGCATCAAGTccagtgagaaatcctgcctcaaggGATTacggtggagagtgacagagcaggatgcctgatgtcttcctttggcctctgtgggtacacaTAAGGACATATGCACCTGCACGCACACAAACCTGTGCatgcgcacagacacacacacacacacctatgcacacacctatctacacacacacacacacacacacacacacacacacacacacatacctaatccacttctattatttcttttagtGATTCTGTCCTACTCTGATTCTGATTTCACGCTGCAAGCTATGCTAGTCTTGAATTCTGGACTTTAACCACGCAACATGGAGGAACAACCAGTGTGAGGAGTTCCTAACACCGGTTCCCTGATGGGATGCAGCAAGCTGGGCCAAGAAACACGTGGTAGTTTTAGATAGGTTTGGCGGTTCATGATTCTCCAGGTCTTCCAGATCCTCCAAGCTGTCTTTGTTCCCGTTGTTGACCTGGCAGCATCCCCTAAGCAACATCTCATTCTTCCATTAGCAGCGTGCTGTGATCCTTCAGTTAGCGATGTAACTGAGCATGTTACTGAATCCACAACTGAGTTAGCTTTGCATAGCCTCTGCTCTACATCTCTAGAATGACAGGTActatttcagagagagagagttaaaatatatacattctgTAAGTTCATTCTGTACCTTAAGGTCAAAACCAAGAAATGAGGACTGAAGAGATAATGGAGTGGTGGAGAGCTCTTGCAGCTCTTACGGAGAACCCAAGTCCAGTACTCATGTCAGGTAGGTCATAACCATTGCACACagatggcatacacacacacacacacacacacacacacacacagagagagagagagagagagagagagagagagagagagagagagagagagaaagagagagacagacagacagacagacagagacagagacagagaggcagagagagaatgtaatcttaaaaaacaaaacaaaaataagaaatcacTGTTTGGAAGTAGAAGAGCCCATGGTGTTGGCCTTCCTCACTCTCTTGGACTTTCTTAATTGTAGCAACTTCCCATTATTCTCAGGAATAGTACAGTGTCCCTGGTCTTGAGCAATTGGATGTCTTAATGCTTACATTCCACAAGCAGTTAAATAACATGGCTTACTTTGTTTTGTGCATCTTAGTAATTAATCCCATATATCCTTATTTTTCTGAGATGTTTTGTTTCACCTATAAAACAAACTACCGATTTCACTGACAAGTCACTTTGGATTCCTGTTTCATGGACAGTTACCATTCTTTGGTTTTAAGTAACTTGAGTCACATCATGAACCATTGTACAGAGGACATGGGAGACTCACAATATGGCGGTGGTGGGGTATGTTCAGTAACTGAGAGCAGAGTTTAGCTCGCATTACCCACTTTAGAGTCAAGCTCCATCATGCTGATAATAACCTCACAGGCACCACACATCCTGTGTCTGATCCCTTCACCAAGGGAAGAAAACTAGCAGCAGAACTTATCCTACATACTTGTGAAGATGAATAAGTAATTAAAGGCATGGTAATATATCAATTTCTTATACTATCATAGGAAATTGTTACTGATTTAGTAGCTTAAAAACTATGCTCAGACCCCAACAAATCCATCTGTAGCACAACCTGTACACCTAAGGGCCAGGGAACATGGTGGGAAAGAGAGCAGAAGccctgtaagagccagaggaacggGACGTTTGCTATGATAATGTCTCCcaaaaatgtcagagaagctacccCCGTGAattctcatcaacatggctgcctaaacaagacacACCACCAGCTGAAATGGCAACGTGGATGGGGGAAAcatcacaaggccccacccccagGAAAAAAAGCTGCCAAGAGCAAATCAGTCTTTTCCAGGCACGATACCCCCGATAAGTTATTCAATCTTAAATGATCAGctttaaacacatatacataggaACATCACTAATggactcagcagtgtgtgtgtgtgtgtgtgtgtgtgtgtgtgtgtgtgtgtgtgtgtgtgtgtataacaacaataattaaagaagaaagtcATGATTTGAAAGGGTGTGGGGTATGTGAGGGAGTTGTAGGTGGAGAAGGGTACATGATGGAAatgatgtatgaaattctaaaaaaaaaaaaccaaaacattattTAATCATGCAAATATATGTTATGTTACGATATATTAGGTCAGAAGTCTGGGTGGGCTCAACACTGCACTGCCCAAGGCCAAAATGAAAGTGTGGCAGCACTGGTCTGGAGTACCTGGGAAGAGATCACTTTGGCCTCTTTCAGGGGTCTGGCAGAATTCAGTGCCACCAACCGAGAGCTTCCTGTTTCTCCGCTGGCTGTTGGCTGGTGTTCTCCGCTGAAACTGGCCACAGTTCCCCCCTCAAGGAAGCTGGTATTGAGAGGTGGAGGTGATAATGAATCCTGGGTTTATATTATCTCTGTCCTTCACTTTGCCTTGTCTTTTCTTTGTATAGCTGGAGAATGTTTGccacatttaagattcatgtgaTTAGATTGgatactctttttattttataatctgaaGTAGAACTGTCCAGAAGCCCCAGGAATTACAAGTTGGCATCTTGCTACCCCAGGAATGTAATACGCCTCTTGGCACAAGTAAAGAAATGTATCAAATTTGACATTGCTATTCTTCCTTAAAATATCACCCCAAGGATAGTTGCCAGGCAGCAGGGGTGTAGTTTCTTTAGGACATATAGTATTATTGGCTTGGTTGcagggattttcttttcattcattattaatatttgaaTTTCCTAGAAAAAATTTCTGGATAACCTCACTTGAGTCTTGATTTCCCTCTAGGTTAGAATGCTTCATcaggagaaaaagacagagcTGTCAACCTCTGCTGGGCTACAGGGTCACCCCAACCCTGTGATGGTCATCTGATTCTGACTAGTCAGATTTCCTGAGAATTTgggatgtaatttttttaaaatgtggaggaGTATTGAGCTGCCAAAAGCAATAGCTATTTATACCGATATGAAAGATAAACATTTCTGTAAGATGAGCTCCTGGAAAAGAAAGTTCACTGACCCATTTATCCCTTTCTGAATACGGCTCATCATTCTGAGAGTTCTCTGGTTCTTCACAAATATTTCCAAAAAGGCAAGAGGCATGTCCCCAATGGCACCTTCCATTATGAACAACCAAAAACTCTCCTTCAAGTCCATCATTTGATCACAAAGCACCACAGTTCCATGTCTGATTTATTATAATGTTGTGTCTGATACATAAGAGGTTAAAAATGCTTTCTGATCATTCTTCCCACAGCTGCCTTCACCTCCTTGTTCTTCAGGCTGTAGATGAGGGGGTTCAGCATGGGAGTGATCAGGCTGTATTGCAAAGAGAAGACCATTTCCAGGGGGGACCCTGAAGCTGGTAAAAGGTAGCTGATGAAACCTGAGCCATAGAACAAGATCACAGTCGTGAGGTGGGATAAGCAGGTGGAGAAGGCCTTGCTTCTGCCTGTGGTGGAGCTGACCCTCAGGACAGTGGAGACAATGCGGGCGTAGGAGCCAACAATCATAACGAGGGTCCCAAAGAAATGCACAACTGAGGAGCAGAGCAGGAGTGTGAAGTTGGTGGAGGTATCGGAgcaggacagagggaagagagaagacagcTCACAGCTGAAGTGAGGAATCGCTTGGTCCTCACAGAAATCTAAACTGGCAGCCAGGAGGATATTGAGGAGGGCATCACCAAAGGCCAGACCCCAGGAGAGCCACACCAGCCCCACGCAGAGCTGGTGGCTCATCACCCGGCCGTAGAGCAAAGGCGAGCTGATGGCGACGTAGCGGTCGTAGGCCATGGCCGCGAGGAGACAGGCCTCAGTGCCTCCGGTGGCGAACACAAAGAAGGCCTGCGCCAGGCAGCTTTCAACCCAGATGGTTTTGTCTTCAGAAAGCAGGTTCTCCAGCATCTGGGGAGCCGTGACCGATGAGTGACACAGGTCCAGGAAGGACAGTTGCCTCAAGAAGAAGTACATGGGCGTGTGGAGGTGGGAATCGGCCGCGATCACAAGCAGCATCAAGGCGTTCCCCACCAGAGTGA is from Peromyscus maniculatus bairdii isolate BWxNUB_F1_BW_parent chromosome 20, HU_Pman_BW_mat_3.1, whole genome shotgun sequence and encodes:
- the LOC102908306 gene encoding olfactory receptor 8S1-like encodes the protein MRNHSAVREFVLLGLSADPYLRPLLFALFLLVYLLTLVGNALMLLVIAADSHLHTPMYFFLRQLSFLDLCHSSVTAPQMLENLLSEDKTIWVESCLAQAFFVFATGGTEACLLAAMAYDRYVAISSPLLYGRVMSHQLCVGLVWLSWGLAFGDALLNILLAASLDFCEDQAIPHFSCELSSLFPLSCSDTSTNFTLLLCSSVVHFFGTLVMIVGSYARIVSTVLRVSSTTGRSKAFSTCLSHLTTVILFYGSGFISYLLPASGSPLEMVFSLQYSLITPMLNPLIYSLKNKEVKAAVGRMIRKHF